A part of Macaca mulatta isolate MMU2019108-1 chromosome 12, T2T-MMU8v2.0, whole genome shotgun sequence genomic DNA contains:
- the TMEM198 gene encoding transmembrane protein 198 yields MPGTVATLRFQLLPPEPDDAFWGAPCEQPLERRYQALPALVCIMCCLFGVVYCFFGYRCFKAVLFLTGLLFGSVVIFLLCYRERVLETQLSAGASAGIALGIGLLCGLVAMLVRSVGLFLVGLLLGLLLAAAALLGSAPYYQPGSVWGPLGLLLGGGLLCALLTLRWPRPLTTLATAVTGAALIATAADYFAELLLLGRYVVERLRAAPVPPLCWRSWALLALWPLLSLMGILVQWRVTAEGDSHTEVVISRQRRRVQLMRIRQQEDRKEKRRKKRPPRAPPRGPRAPPRPGPPDPAYRRRPVPIKRFNGDVLSPSYIQSFRDRQTGSSLSSFMASPTDADYEYGSRGPLTACSGPPVRV; encoded by the exons ATGCCGGGGACTGTGGCAACACTGCGGTTCCAGCTACTGCCTCCTGAGCCAGATGATGCCTTCTGGGGTGCCCCTTGTGAACAGCCCCTGGAGCGCAGGTACCAGGCACTGCCGGCCCTCGTCTGCATCATGTGCTGTTTGTTTGGAGTCGTCTACTGCTTCTTCG GTTACCGCTGCTTCAAGGCAGTGCTCTTCCTCACTGGGTTGCTGTTTGGCTCGGTGGTCATCTTCCTCCTGTGCTACCGAGAGCGGGTGCTAGAGACGCAGCTGAGTGCTGGGGCGAGCGCGGGCATCGCGCTGGGCATCGGGCTGCTCTGCGGGCTGGTGGCCATGCTCGTGCGCAGCGTGGGCCTCTTCCTGGTGGGGCTGCTGCTTGGCCTGCTGCTCGCAGCTGCTGCCCTGCTGGGCTCCGCACCCTACTACCAGCCAGGCTCCGTGTGGGGTCCACTGGGGCTGCTGCTGGGGGGCGGCCTGCTCTGTGCCCTGCTCACTCTGCGCTGGCCCCGCCCACTCACTACCCTGGCCACCGCCGTGACTGGTGCTGCGCTCATCGCCACTGCCGCTGACTACTTCGCCGAGCTGCTACTGCTGGGGCGCTACGTGGTGGAGCGACTCCGGGCCGCTCCTGTGCCCCCCCTCTGCTGGCGAAGCTGGGCCTTGCTGGCACTCTGGCCCCTGCTCAGCCTCATGGGCATTCTGGTGCAGTGGCGGGTGACAGCTGAGGGGGACTCCCACACGGAAG TGGTCATCAGCCGGCAGCGCCGACGTGTGCAACTGATGCGGATTCGGCAGCAGGAAGATCGCAAGGAGAAAAGGCGGAAAAAGAGACCTCCTCGGGCTCCCCCCAGAGGTCCCCGGGCTCCTCCCAGGCCTGGGCCCCCAGACCCTGCTTATCGGCGCAGGCCAGTGCCCATCAAACGCTTCAATGGAGACGTCCTCTCCCCG AGCTATATCCAGAGCTTCCGAGACCGGCAGACCGGGAGCTCCCTGAGCTCCTTCATGGCCTCACCCACAGATGCGGACTATGAGTATGGGTCCCGGGGGCCTCTGACAGCCTGCTCAGGCCCCCCGGTGCGGGTATAG